Part of the Drosophila kikkawai strain 14028-0561.14 chromosome 3L, DkikHiC1v2, whole genome shotgun sequence genome is shown below.
TTCTTCGTTTCTGTCCGATATTTAtcctaattcaaattactgATTAAATTAAGGCTATACCACAGATTAATATCACAATTTTGTGACTTTTGTCAGTCAGCTTGcgcaaatcaatttatttggtTTAGCCGCATACTTGATGACTTCAAGTCTGCTTCTAGAAGCCCCGTTTTAGGACATTAATCCGTCACCTCTATTTGCTTTCTAATTTCGTTGTTTAAAGAATCAGAGATTTAGTCTACAGACTTCGCGAGAAATCCCTGATCCTACAAACCAAGAAACTATTAGTGTCCTTTTTGTGGAGGACATAGTGTTGCTTACCATTGGGCGCCATTTTTGTTATGACCCTACAAGGTCCTGCATGTGCAGCCATCGGCTTGGGCCATGCCTCGGCTAGCTCTTTCTCAGGCATTGGTTCTTGGCCCGGCCCACTGACACACGTAACagataaaatttattttttttttaaacatccCGCCCTAGACGAGACGTTACACAGCACTAATACTTGCACAACTTCGAACTGAACGAAACATTCACCTAAACGACACATACATATTCAGAAACGATCCGTCATCTGGGAGACTCCTGGATGTCCGTTGGAGCTCCCCTGCCTTCCCCTCCCATACTTTGCAGGCTGCTGGCAGGAACTGTTTATGCAGCTGCCCCTATCATCTTCGTACTTACACCACTTACGCCATCGCTCCCTTCTCCCTTCCCATGAAGAAAACTACTCCATATTCATAACTTCCTAACTTTAATCACAACTGTTCAACAAAAGGAAATTACATGTGttgttgtatttataattagcGTTCGCCtaacttttctttttgtattgttCCATTCAAGTAAGAATGATCGGATCTTAAGttcccaaaaacaaaaaaacagaatCCTTTGCCTACCTGTCTGAGCGCTCAAAACGGGGGGGAAAAGAATATCCGAGGGGAAGTGGATACACAAACCAAATAGATACAAAAACAATCGCTAggcaaacacaaataaaaaaaaattacacctgaattataaataataaaaaaagaaaatgaatacatcaaaataaatagataaataaataaataatttaaaaaaaataataataaataaacaaataacgggattattttgaataacgaaataaatatataaaacaatgttataaataatttaaaaaaaactaaacgaCCACTAactctaaacaaaaaaaaaaaaactcttatTGAAGCCTTGGGGTGGCTCCCGTTGCCGCCCCTTTGTAGGCGTGTCGGTCCTCAAGTAGGCGGTACTGTGCCGGCGAGGTTACGACCACAGTCGCTGGACAAAATATGGGCACACGTGCTGTTTGGTTCCCTCCCAGAATTTTAGATTAAATGTTTCGGCCAGCGAATAGGCCCATAGAAATTGGTGGTGGCATAAAATTTAGCGGCACAAACCAATTTGCGGCATCAACATATTAGGGGgtccaaataaaaatgtaccGCGCCAAGATAAAACTTATACGgccacaaaagaaaatattgtacGCCGACAAAGACAACAATATGGCgcccaatttaaaaaaaaaaaaaaaaaatttcatcGGGATGAGGACGTCTTGTCCAGTCACGTCCTGGGCTATCCAGCCTCCACGAAGGGTGGCTTGCGAGGCCTATATTACGGCCTGCAATTGCACCAGAGACATGGAGACTGGTGGTCCAGGCGGaggcattttttgtttatcgttttcttttggtttttgtctAGACGGGAGGCTTGTGCCGCAGGAGAGCGGACAATTGCTCCTAGTCACAGCTCGCAGCTGTTTTGCTGTGCAGAGGTGGTGGCATCCGGGCGTAGGACGACGGATTTGCATCCCTCGGGCACAGACCCGTGCAGGAAGCACGCGATACGCTGTGATAAATTAAAAGCTGTGATATAATTGATAGGGAtacatgttaaattttttgtttattaacgTAAAGTCtggtaatttttgttttgttaacgTAATTTTGTGCGGATCCTTGGGTTTTCCTGGTGAGGGTGGCTTTTGGGATCGTCTTGGAGGTGGGAGTCGTGACCCGCAGGATTCACTGCGCGTTGCACGACCACGCCACAAGGTGAACCTTAAGCCGCGTTCGCCCAGGATAATCCTACGGGATGCTGCGAAGGCCGAAGTCCTTAACTGGCGACTTTCAGCACAGCTGAAAGTTAGTCCAGTTGACgagcggccggagtagggACGACAGGAAGGAATTGGAGACGCAGAACATCTGGCGCGGAGTCCACCGGCGGGTGATCCGGTCCAACTCCCCTAAGAAGTAAGaaggaaagaaaaattagttgactggttatatatttatatatggaaagttaaatattcattgaattatttattttgcttccttttatttatttatttatttttggttatttatttatttatttgttgttatttatttatttatttatcttgctttatttatttatttatatcattattattattatttatttaattattaccatatatatttatttattcagtgTTAGGTGTTTGTTTAGAGATTTGGGTAGTTgttgttataaatttgttaggtgtttcagaatttaggagttaataaaaaaatggcagAGGAAAGGCAGGACAGGTACGACCTTAGATCGAAGGGTCCTTCAGCCCAGGAAGAAGAAATGTGGTCCACGGACGCGGAAGGTGCTGCTGGGTACGCGCCGCCGCGGTTCTCAACCGGGTTGGTGAGGACTCCACCGCGACGAcgggcagaggagcagccaGAGGAGCCGAAGCAGCTCAAGTCGCTGGAGTTTGAAGCGATCGGGGCAGCAGCTGACAAGCTGTTGGAGGCGGAATCCCCCCCGAAGGAGGTACGCTTCCAGAGTCCTCCTGTGGACTCAACGATCACGTCGGCGGTGAACCTCGCCCTGGCGCAGGCAGCGGAGACGTACCGCAAGTCCCAGGAGGCGGGAATCGGCCAAGGTTTGCGGGACGAGCTGCGGGCTGGCTTCCTGGAGATGATGCATCTGATGAATCAGGTGTTGAGACCGGCAGGTACTCACCAGCAGGAGCCGCAGCGGACGTCAgcccaacagcaacagcagcctctGCCAGAGGGACGGCCACAGCAGCCTTTTCCTATGGGACGACCGACGGAGGGACCCCAGGGCGCTCGTGGAGCCATACCGCGGAGCCACCAGACGGTCAGTGGGCAAGCGGCAAGGACACCTCCGCGTGTTCCACCGAAGCCACCCAAGAGAACCGCGTACCAGGAAGAGACAGTCTGCAGCAGCCCAGGGTGGTCCACTGAAGTCGAGGAGATCCGTCGGGACGAGGGCGGACGTCGGAATTGGCGAGTACTGTGCCGGCGAGGTTACGACCACAGTCGCTGGACAAAATATGGGCACACGTGCTGTTTGGTTCCCTCCCAGAATTTTAGATTAAATGTTTCGGCCAGCGAATAGGCCCATAGAAATTGGTGGTGGCATAAAATTTAGCGGCACAAACCAATTTGCGGCATCAACATATTAGGGGgtccaaataaaaatgtaccGCGCCAAGATAAAACTTATACGgccacaaaagaaaatattgtacGCCAACAAAGACAACAATaggcggaaaaaaaaaatttcgccaGGCCCGGATCCTGGCCTGGCGTTCCTCCTTTGGAACCTGGTCCTGGTCGGCTTCTATATTTAAGAACACAATATTTATTCTCTCCTAGCTGCCTGCCTGGTCCCTGACCACTCACCTCTATGGTTCGCCGATCCAGCTTCCCAGGTCCATATCTTCTTGCTGTCTCACATTTtgcttttctctttttctattttcacttttcattttcttgaAACAATATTTCGGCGGCcgattttcatttatttttgggtttgAATACTACATAACGCCGAGCCGTCGTCACACCGCGGTCTCGCGCTCGAATTGCTTCTACACTCCGGATTCAAACCAACGGAGGCAGCGACAACCGACAACACGCCATTCGAACTCCGTTAGGTTTTTCGAGTTCCCCTTTATCGGGTTAATGAACCCCTTTCCCTAAACGGCCTAAGTTGGCAGTCCTCTCACCAACCTATCGATATCTTCGCGATTACCGATAAGGCGGACACAACAACACACTGACATTGGTCGACGTAAACAAAGAAACAATGGCAGTGAAAAATGTCCGTATTTCAGATGCCAATAAAGGAAAGCAATGAAGTACAGGATTAGCGCAGGACCTTACTTCGTTCAGCGCCCAACGCGGGAGACCGCCCACGACCCTGAGACATTTCGTTCAACCGGCAGTTCCGACTGAGTACATTCCGTCCTCGTCAACGCCTCTGCCTCTCCGCGAGCCTACCTACAAATCCGGACCGCTTCAGCTAAGTACCTAAACGCAACACCTAACAAAAAAGAACATCACTAGTAATAAATTAACGAATATTATCTAACATCACAAATACCTAtatactaaaataaataaataaataagcaaactAAAACAACCAACGagataaacaaaacaaatactgACGGAAATCcactcattcattcatttgtCTATCCCTTCTCTTACAGGTGGAATGGGGAAGGGTTACCCGGCGCGAAGTACTGTGTGTGACTTATATACAATCTGATCGCTTCctatatatgtgtgtggaCACGTAAGGCAACAATACTAACCACACAAAACACTTATTTGGCACAGTCGACTATACAAAACCTCACTAGCAATGACGTTTGATAGTCAAGTTGccaaatacaaaacaaaaacataaccAACCATCCTCTCTTCTTCCCTCAGGTGCAAATGGACAAGTACAAATTGGAACAGATGCAACTCTCTCACACATCGGAGCAGAGGCCACCGTCCTTCGCCGGGACGCAGCGCAAGGTCACCGAATATTGGGCCCTGGGTCGCCGGACGTTGTCGTGTCTCACCACCCGGGAAAAAGGAGGAACCAGTTACATTCTTTTTAAGCTATTATTTTATCCCTTTGTACTATTCTGCCCTACATAAAACCCCCTTTTAATTCTAACTTTCCTGCTATCACTTCTTTGGTCTTAGTCCGTTGTTTGTGTCCGATGTCAATGCCAACGTTTCGCAAACTGATCCTTTCTATCTGGTCAGTGTCGAACTTGGCCTTCTCCTTCCCCGGTCGCTATATGCCCTTGCATCATTGCTAGACATAGTCACCGGGTTTACCTTTTCTTCGTTTCTGTCCGATATTTAtcctaattcaaattactgATTAAATTAAGGCTATACCACAGATTAATATCACAATTTTGTGACTTTTGTCAGTCAGCTTGcgcaaatcaatttatttggtTTAGCCGCATACTTGATGACTTCAAGTCTGCTTCTAGAAGCCCCGTTTTAGGACATTAATCCGTCACCTCTATTTGCTTTCTAATTTCGTTGTTTAAAGAATCAGAGATTTAGTCTACAGACTTCGCGAGAAATCCCTGATCCTACAAACCAAGAAACTATTAGTGTCCTTTTTGTGGAGGACATAGTGTTGCTTACCATTGGGCGCCATTTTTGTTATGACCCTACAAGGTCCTGCATGTGCAGCCATCGGCTTGGGCCATGCCTCGGCTAGCTCTTTCTCAGGCATTGGTTCTTGGCCCGGCCCACTGACACACGTAACagataaaatttattttttttttaaacatccCGCCCTAGACGAGACGTTACACAGCACTAATACTTGCACAACTTCGAACTGAACGAAACATTCACCTAAACGACACATACATATTCAGAAACGATCCGTCATCTGGGAGACTCCTGGATGTCCGTTGGAGCTCCCCTGCCTTCCCCTCCCATACTTTGCAGGCTGCTGGCAGGAACTGTTTATGCAGCTGCCCCTATCATCTTCGTACTTACACCACTTACGCCATCGCTCCCTTCTCCCTTCCCATGAAGAAAACTACTCCATATTCATAACTTCCTAACTTTAATCACAACTGTTCAACAAAAGGAAATTACATGTGttgttgtatttataattagcGTTCGCCtaacttttctttttgtattgttCCATTCAAGTAAGAATGATCGGATCTTAAGttcccaaaaacaaaaaaacagaatCCTTTGCCTACCTGTCTGAGCGCTCAAAACGGGGGGGAAAAGAATATCCGAGGGGAAGTGGATACACAAACCAAATAGATACAAAAACAATCGCTAggcaaacacaaataaaaaaaaattacacctgaattataaataataaaaaaagaaaatgaatacatcaaaataaatagataaataaataaataattaaaaaaaaataataataaataaacaaataacgggattattttgaataacgaaataaatatataaaacaatgttataaataatttaaaaaaaactaaacgaCCACTAactctaaacaaaaaaaaaaaaactcttatTGAAGCCTTGGGGTGGCTCCCGTTGCCGCCCCTTTGTAGGCGTGTCGGTCCTCAAGTAGGCGGTACTGTGCCGGCGAGGTTACGACCACAGTCGCTGGACAAAATATGGGCACACGTGCTGTTTGGTTCCCTCCCAGAATTTTAGATTAAATGTTTCGGCCAGCGAATAGGCCCATAGAAATTGGTGGTGGCATAAAATTTAGCGGCACAAACCAATTTGCGGCATCAACATATTAGGGGgtccaaataaaaatgtaccGCGCCAAGATAAAACTTATACGgccacaaaagaaaatattgtacGCCGACAAAGACAACAATATGGCgcccaatttaaaaaaaaaaaaaaaatttcatcGGGATGAGGACGTCTTGTCCAGTCACGTCCTGGGCTATCCAGCCTCCACGAAGGGTGGCTTGCGAGGCCTATATTACGGCCTGCAATTGCACCAGAGACATGGAGACTGGTGGTCCAGGCGGaggcattttttgtttatcgttttcttttggtttttgtctAGACGGGAGGCTTGTGCCGCAGGAGAGCGGACAATTGCTCCTAGTCACAGCTCGCAGCTGTTTTGCTGTGCAGAGGTGGTGGCATCCGGGCGTAGGACGACGGATTTGCATCCCTCGGGCACAGACCCGTGCAGGAAGCACGCGATACGCTGTGATAAATTAAAAGCTGTGATATAATTGATAGGGAtacatgttaaattttttgtttattaacgTAAAGTCtggtaatttttgttttgttaacgTAATTTTGTGCGGATCCTTGGGTTTTCCTGGTGAGGGTGGCTTTTGGGATCGTCTTGGAGGTGGGAGTCGTGACCCGCAGGATTCACTGCGCGTTGCACGACCACGCCACAAGGTGAACCTTAAGCCGCGTTCGCCCAGGATAATCCTACGGGATGCTGCGAAGGCCGAAGTCCTTAACTGGCGACTTTCAGCACAGCTGAAAGTTAGTCCAGTTGACgagcggccggagtagggACGACAGGAAGGAATTGGAGACGCAGAACATCTGGCGCGGAGTCCACCGGCGGGTGATCCGGTCCATCTCCCCTAAGAAGTAAGaaggaaagaaaaattagttgactggttatatatttatatatggaaagttaaatattcattgaattatttattttgcttccttttatttatttatttatttttggttatttatttatttatttgttgttatttatttatttatttatcttgctttatttatttatttatatcattattattattatttatttaattattaccatatatatttatttattcagtgTTAGGTGTTTGTTTAGAGATTTGGGTAGTTgttgttataaatttgttaggtgtttcagaatttaggagttaataaaaaaatggcagAGGAAAGGCAGGACAGGTACGACCTTAGATCGAAGGGTCCTTCAGCCCAGGAAGAAGAAATGTGGTCCACGGACGCGGAAGGTGCTGCTGGGTACGCGCCGCCGCGGTTCTCAACCGGGTTGGTGAGGACTCCACCGCGACGAcgggcagaggagcagccaGAGGAGCCGAAGCAGCTCAAGTCGCTGGAGTTTGAAGCGATCGGGGCAGCAGCTGACAAGCTGTTGGAGGCGGAATCCCCCCCGAAGGAGGTACGCTTCCAGAGTCCTCCTGTGGACTCAACGATCACGTCGGCGGTGAACCTCGCCCTGGCGCAGGCAGCGGAGACGTACCGCAAGTCCCAGGAGGCGGGAATCGGCCAAGGTTTGCGGGACGAGCTGCGGGCTGGCTTCCTGGAGATGATGCATCTGATGAATCAGGTGTTGAGACCGGCAGGTACTCACCAGCAGGAGCCGCAGCGGACGTCAgcccaacagcaacagcagcctctGCCAGAGGGACGGCCACAGCAGCCTTTTCCTATGGGACGACCGACGGAGGGACCCCAGGGCGCTCGTGGAGCCATACCGCGGAGCCACCAGACGGTCAGTGGGCAAGCGGCAAGGACACCTCCGCGTGTTCCACCGAAGCCACCCAAGAGAACCGCGTACCAGGAAGAGACAGTCTGCAGCAGCCCAGGGTGGTCCACTGAAGTCGAGGAGATCCGTCGGGACGAGGGCGGACGTCGGAATTGGCGAGTGGAAGATCGCCGCGCGGGCGAGTTCCAAGATGAGCGGACGTACTCCAACTGGGACGTAGCGGGAGGCAGTGCGCAGTACACCAGGGTGGAGCGCTGGAACATCTCGTTTAGTGGCGAGGATGAGAGGAACCACGTCGAGGGATTCCTTTTCCGTCTGGAGTACCTCCAACGCCAAACTCGTTGTCCGTGGGCTGAAGTTCTGCGAAACTTCCACACGTTGCTGTCGGGACGGGCGTTGGAGTGGTATTGGATCCACGTTCAGCAGCATAGACTGGACCATTGGAGCCAGTTGCGTCGAGCGCTGCTTGACAGGTTCCAGAGCCACGAGACGGAGCACCAAAGGATGCACCTGCTCTTGCAacgggagcagcagccaggagAGGGCGTAGACGATTACCTGCACGCCATGCAGACCCTTGCTTCTCGCCTGAAAAGGCCAATGCCAGAGCGGCACTTGGTGAAAGTGATGAAGAAGGGTTTGCGAGAGGGAATCGCGCGTTTTATCTACGCGATGGAGCTGCTCACCGTTGATGAGTTGCGGCAGGAGGCCGTCGAGGTCGAGCGCAGTTTTGGACGCAGGAGCCGCACCCCGTTCCTTCCTCCAGCGACGCGCCATCCGGCAGGAGAGCGGAGCAGGGTCAGCGAGGTGGCTGGACCGGAGCCAGACGAGGAGGTGCACCCGCCGGAAGTCGAGGAAGTCCGGAAGAGGCCACGGAATCCGTTCCGAGCTGGATGCTGGAACTGCGGAGCGTTAGACCATGGATTCCGCGATTGCGAGCAGGAGCTGCGAAAAGTGTTCTGCTTCCGATGTGGAAAGGCCGATACTGTTGCCCCAAAATGTCCGAATTGCGCGGGAAACGGTCGGCTGGGCGATGCGAGAGCGGGAGGAACTCGCCCAGGACGGAAACCCGCGATGTAGGAGAGCCTGAAGGGAGACAAATAGGCGTTaagattattaataaaaatatattaaggtaCTTACCCTACGAGGAGCGCATGCGGAGGTATTTAGAAGCTagaaatagaatttttaaacaacaCCAGCTGTGCGGAATGCGCCAGGTATCCCGAACGGTTCGGAAGGCCAGAGAGCGGTTTCGAAAGCGTCGGGAAAAGCGAAGGGAAGTCGTCGCAGCAGTGCAGCGGGGCAGCATCTCCGATTCCAGGCCCTTCGCCGGGATAACCATTTTAGGCCAGCAGCTGACGGGTCTGTTAGACACCGGAGCGAGTGTCAGTCTGCTCGGCAAAGGCGGTAGGGAACTGGTGGAGGCGTTGGGTGTGCCTGTACAAAGATATTTCTCGGTGGTGCGTACGGCCGCAGGCGAGGATCGTTCGATCATCGGGCGATTGAAGCTACCTGGGGAATACAAAGGGAGGGTAGAGAATATTCTTTTCTATCTTTGCCCTTACCTTGAGCAGCCGGCATATTTCGGAGTCGACTTTTGGCGAGCGTTTGGCTTGGCTCCGGCCGTAGTGGGAGAAGTACCGACAAACAGCGTGATGAAGGCCGAAGACTTCCACGCCAGGGAAATGGAACACTACGCCGACCAAGAAGACGAATCCTGGTCTCTATCCGAGGCGGAGTCCCggaagctggaggagatcaAGCTAATGTTCCTCACCTTTGAAAAGGCGAAGCAGAAGGTGGTCGAGGACGAGGTCGACAAGATGCTGGCGCTGGGAGTCATCGAGGAGAGCAAGAGCCCGTGGAGTAACCGGAGATGGGTGGTGCCCCTAGACACACCGGAGGCACCACAGGTTGGGCGGGAGCGTCGTGGCGACTCCATCTATGCCACCATTCCGCAAAAGTCGtcatttttttggtttgtttacatttatttgttaGAGATGTGTTATTTGTTAGTGAGGAGTTTTGTGAGACGTCCGATTAATCGGTATTTTGttgtgcggactgcgggcaTAGGTTCCTACCCCCCCTGGGCATTGCCCAGGGAATATGCAGTTCCGTATCAAACGTTGaacttt
Proteins encoded:
- the LOC138928341 gene encoding uncharacterized protein, coding for MAPRAPWGPSVGRPIGKGCCGRPSGRGCCCCWADVRCGSCWKPARSSSRKPWPIPASWDLRYVSAACARARFTADVIVESTGGLWKRTSFGGDSASNSLSAAAPIASNSSDLSCFGSSGCSSARRRGGVLTNPVENRGGAYPAAPSASVDHISSSWAEGPFDLRSYLSCLSSAIFLLTPKF
- the LOC138928525 gene encoding uncharacterized protein isoform X2, producing the protein MFQRSTLVYCALPPATSQLEYVRSSWNSPARRSSTRQFRRPPSSRRISSTSVDHPGLLQTVSSWYAVLLGGFGGTRGGVLAACPLTVWWLRGMAPRAPWGPSVGRPIGKGCCGRPSGRGCCCCWADVRCGSCWKPARSSSRKPWPIPASWDLRYVSAACARARFTADVIVESTGGLWKRTSFGGDSASNSLSAAAPIASNSSDLSCFGSSGCSSARRRGGVLTNPVENRGGAYPAAPSASVDHISSSWAEGPFDLRGDGPDHPPVDSAPDVLRLQFLPVVPTPAARQLD
- the LOC138928525 gene encoding uncharacterized protein isoform X1 — its product is MARRWRKERGAAPASKTALDLDGLLPQLINGEQLHRVDKTRDSLSQTLLHHFHQVPLWHWPFQARSKGLHGVQVIVYALSWLLLPLQEQVHPLVLRLVALEPVKQRSTQLAPMVQSMLLNVDPIPLQRPSRQQRVEVSQNFSPRTTSLALEVLQTEKESLDVVPLILATKRDVPALHPGVLRTASRYVPVGVRPLILELARAAIFHSPIPTSALVPTDLLDFSGPPWAAADCLFLVRGSLGWLRWNTRRCPCRLPTDRLVAPRYGSTSALGSLRRSSHRKRLLWPSLWQRLLLLLG